The Coleofasciculus sp. FACHB-1120 genome includes a region encoding these proteins:
- a CDS encoding class I SAM-dependent methyltransferase, which produces MNDQTSELLEKIRQQFDFGPYPRIPIDKSPKDNANSLFIHNLVTPYYLRNQKVIDTKEKLILDAGCGTGYKSLILAEANPGARIVGIDISEESVKLARQRLKHHGFENAEFHVLSIYDLPNLGLEFDYINCDELLYLFPEPALGLQAMRSVLKAKGIIRSNLHSSLQRFTHYRVQEVFKMMGLMDSNPEEMEIEIAVETMKSLKDGVDIKAKTWNPSYETEDGKEGVLMNYLFQGDKGYTIPDLFAALKAVDLEFVSMVNWRHWDVTDLFNEPENLPAFWGMSLPEVSTEERLHLFELIHPVHRLLDFWCGHPDNADSFTPIDEWDLSDWQAAQVHLHPQLRTLQVKEDLLKCLAEQKAFEISGYVTHPAMTPVQIDSSVLICLLPLWEEPKPVKFLTERWLKVKPLNPVTLEPVTFLEALNEVKELLSKLDFFRYVLLELSA; this is translated from the coding sequence ATGAACGACCAAACATCAGAGTTACTAGAAAAAATTCGCCAGCAATTTGACTTTGGACCTTATCCCCGAATTCCAATAGATAAGTCTCCTAAGGACAACGCTAACTCTCTTTTTATTCATAATCTAGTAACACCTTATTATTTAAGAAATCAAAAAGTTATAGATACTAAAGAAAAATTAATTTTAGATGCAGGTTGTGGTACGGGGTACAAATCCTTAATATTGGCAGAAGCAAATCCAGGCGCAAGAATAGTCGGTATTGATATATCAGAAGAGTCAGTCAAGCTAGCACGCCAACGCCTAAAGCATCATGGATTTGAAAACGCTGAATTTCATGTTCTCTCAATTTATGACTTACCAAATCTAGGGCTTGAATTTGATTATATCAATTGCGATGAACTTCTTTATTTATTTCCTGAACCAGCTCTAGGCTTACAGGCTATGAGATCCGTACTAAAAGCGAAAGGTATTATCCGCAGTAATTTACACAGTTCTCTGCAAAGATTTACCCATTACCGCGTCCAAGAAGTTTTCAAAATGATGGGGCTAATGGATAGTAATCCAGAGGAGATGGAAATAGAAATTGCTGTAGAAACCATGAAGTCTTTAAAAGACGGTGTTGATATAAAAGCTAAAACTTGGAATCCCAGCTATGAAACAGAAGATGGCAAAGAGGGAGTGCTAATGAACTATTTGTTCCAAGGTGATAAAGGTTATACCATCCCTGACTTGTTTGCTGCTCTCAAAGCAGTAGACCTAGAATTTGTCAGTATGGTGAACTGGCGACACTGGGATGTGACGGACTTGTTCAATGAACCAGAAAATTTGCCAGCTTTTTGGGGGATGAGTTTACCAGAAGTTTCCACAGAGGAACGGCTGCATCTTTTTGAACTTATACACCCGGTTCATCGGTTGTTGGACTTCTGGTGTGGTCATCCGGATAACGCAGACTCGTTCACGCCAATCGATGAGTGGGACTTATCTGACTGGCAAGCAGCTCAAGTACATCTACATCCTCAGCTTAGAACCCTTCAGGTTAAAGAAGACCTGCTCAAGTGCCTTGCCGAGCAAAAAGCTTTTGAAATTAGCGGTTATGTCACCCACCCAGCTATGACTCCTGTCCAGATAGACAGTAGTGTACTAATTTGCTTGCTACCCCTGTGGGAAGAACCAAAGCCTGTTAAATTCCTGACGGAACGATGGCTTAAGGTAAAACCCTTGAATCCTGTAACCTTAGAACCTGTGACCTTCCTAGAAGCCCTCAACGAAGTCAAAGAACTTCTCAGCAAGCTAGATTTTTTTCGGTATGTACTTTTGGAGTTGTCTGCTTGA
- a CDS encoding type IV pilin-like G/H family protein, with translation MKTELKAKFLQHLNQKKQDEGFTLIELLVVIIIIGILAAIALPSFLSQANKGKQSEAKTYIGSLNKAQQANYTEFSKFAGGTNAVADLGIGIKTRTANYDYNSTFSGVGTNVFASSYSSKAPSVTAPLKNYTGLVSLIQSGNGEYTSVAVLCESKTAGGFNTAGAAGVATEGRKCDAANQIQVGGTQ, from the coding sequence ATGAAAACCGAACTAAAAGCCAAGTTCCTGCAACACCTCAACCAGAAAAAGCAGGACGAAGGTTTCACCCTGATTGAACTACTTGTCGTTATCATCATCATCGGTATTCTGGCTGCCATTGCTTTACCCTCCTTCCTAAGTCAAGCTAACAAGGGTAAGCAGTCTGAAGCAAAGACCTACATTGGTTCCCTGAATAAAGCTCAGCAAGCTAATTACACAGAGTTTAGCAAATTCGCTGGGGGCACTAATGCTGTTGCAGATTTGGGTATTGGCATTAAAACTAGAACCGCTAACTATGATTACAACTCCACTTTTTCTGGTGTAGGTACGAACGTATTCGCATCTAGTTATTCAAGCAAAGCCCCTTCTGTTACTGCACCTTTGAAAAACTATACTGGTTTGGTGTCGCTGATTCAGTCTGGTAATGGTGAATACACAAGCGTTGCCGTTTTGTGTGAGAGCAAGACAGCGGGTGGATTCAATACAGCGGGAGCTGCTGGAGTTGCCACTGAGGGTAGAAAATGTGATGCTGCTAACCAAATTCAAGTCGGTGGTACACAGTAA
- a CDS encoding filamentous hemagglutinin N-terminal domain-containing protein, protein MIWLLIWGIWANQAQAQSIAPAADGTGTIVTPNGSQLDITGGKISGDNKNLFHSFTEFGLKTDEIANFLSNSSIQNILGRVTGGDASIINGLIQVTGGNSNLFLMNPAGIIFGANAQLNVPASFTATTATSIGFGNNNWFKADGINNYTALTGTPGNFAFNVSVPGSIINAGNLAVSSGQDLTFVGGNVINTGTLTAQQGKISIVAVPGSSQVKISQPGHLLSLEIDSADLEKAGETQITPATLAQLLTGEGGTEADGVTINNDQLVVTDSGISVPVAGGVENSKPLVIASGSLDVSGQTGGSVNILGDHVGVIGANINASGTNGGGTVLVGGDYQGKGTVPNASATFVSSDSTINASALQSGDGGRVIIWADNGTRFFGNISARGGVNAGDGGFVEVSGKENLEFAGIVDTTATSGQMGTLLLDPKNIVIKGGGPDPVAGQTFDNPTATSTISGASLSAALNLASVSLQANNDITIDDNITATTAGNGLSLQAGRSITLNANRTISLNGGNFSAKINDENAIAAQRDAGFAQFVMNTGSKILTNGGNVTIAPGTFGGSAIGEVRIFGATINSGSGNILMAGRARSVGSDNIGIFLDQGSIVESTGAGTITLNGTGGAGTNDNRGIWLDEASRISSVNGNINLTGTGQGSGESNQGIYIFDNSVVRSTGTGNITLIGTGSTTGTQTSNDGIAVIDFGLVEATGTGSITLIGTSGVGSKDNNGIKVANANIRSVDGDINLAGTGNGAGINHIGVILFNNGVVQSTGKGNITLTGIGANGAEGILLDKNSSINPAGTSTGKVTLTADEISLLPTTQIEGKGVLQLQPLNPGLGISVGGATIDANLNLDTAELKTVQNGFSQIIIGRDNSSGAITLNPHTFNDPVKIQTPVDTGTITSTPTGAIAGTGDASITLVAKTNITLNSTLSSTGSLTLISDEINLLGGVNSVSSNGAIALQPITPGLNITIGGIANDTSLNLDNTDIAALQDGFNKIEIGLVNGTGTLTLDNTATFNDPVNLAGGSTLVGANKNNTWNITGKDAGSIIGYPNGLTFASIENLVGGADIDTFKVNNGGFISGNIDGSTPFDTLDYSAYTNPVTVTLGTNSQATATGIGGTVFNIENLIGGTSGNNTLNGANIVNNWNITGASSGDVNGITFSAFQKLIGAGDTDNFILGTLGSDVTIDGNLGTNNLIGANKVNTINITENNSGNVNNDAIAFSNIQNLTGGTDTDTFKFSEGKSISGIINGNVGFDTLDYSAYTSPLTLNLANFLNIENSIGGAANDTLIATNTVNNWNITGLNAGDVNGFNFSSFENLTGGTETDIFTLGANGAVAKIDGNAGNNILVGANTNNTWNITGNNSGNVNDANSFTNIQNLAGGSIDDSFKFTNNGYISGNIDGVNTTDTLDYSDYTNPVTVTLGTNNQITATGVGGTLTSIENLVGGSSNNTLIGAIALNTWNITGLNAGDVNGFNFSGFENLTGGIETDIFTLGANGVVAKIDGNTGNNILVGANTNNTWNITGNNSGNVNGANSFTNIQNLTGGSIDDSFKFTNNGYISGNIDGVNTTDTLDYSDYTNPVTVTLGTNNQITAIGVGGILISIENLVGGTGNSTLIGANTANTWNITDNNSGDVNGGVAFSGFQNLTGGGDTDNFVFSDGKNISGIIDGKQGFDTVNYSAYNTPVTLNVATLANVENSIGGTTAEDNVIGSNTANKWNIAGVNTGDVNGLIFTSFETVTGGTDTDTFTVNGGSVSKIDGSAGNNTVVAANTVNKWKLNGANSGDVNGVPFINVQNVTGGTDTDTFELKEGVAIAGIVDGNAGNDTLDYSTYTGEVTVDMGASKATGVATVSKIEKVVGGTSGDNTFIGPNTKNTWNLTSNDSGDVNGVTFSNFQNLTGGTANDTFKFSDAVNITGIVDGGAGFDDLDYTAYTTPFVVDLQAGTATGTGGIKNIDPPFTAGIATDLQGETSPPISVENQDTTPVLCVDQSLEGQMPKSKNLSPCQSVSNRSVVETAPQKP, encoded by the coding sequence TTGATTTGGCTGTTAATTTGGGGCATTTGGGCAAATCAGGCGCAAGCTCAATCGATTGCTCCAGCAGCGGATGGAACGGGCACAATTGTTACACCTAATGGCTCACAGCTTGACATTACGGGGGGTAAAATTTCGGGGGATAACAAGAATCTATTTCACAGTTTCACTGAGTTTGGATTAAAAACCGATGAAATCGCAAATTTCCTGTCAAATTCTAGTATTCAGAATATTTTAGGACGAGTCACAGGTGGCGATGCATCGATTATTAATGGGCTAATTCAGGTTACTGGAGGGAATTCAAATCTTTTTTTAATGAATCCAGCCGGAATTATTTTCGGTGCTAATGCACAGTTAAATGTTCCCGCCTCTTTTACTGCCACTACTGCTACAAGTATTGGGTTTGGTAATAACAATTGGTTCAAGGCAGATGGAATAAATAATTATACTGCTTTAACAGGAACGCCTGGGAATTTTGCTTTTAATGTCAGCGTTCCTGGAAGCATTATTAATGCTGGTAATTTGGCAGTATCTTCAGGGCAAGATCTTACTTTTGTTGGCGGCAATGTTATTAATACAGGGACGCTAACGGCACAGCAAGGAAAGATATCAATTGTAGCAGTGCCAGGGTCGAGCCAAGTCAAAATTTCGCAGCCAGGACATTTGTTAAGTTTGGAGATTGATTCTGCTGACTTGGAAAAGGCAGGAGAGACGCAGATAACTCCCGCTACCCTGGCTCAATTGCTGACTGGAGAGGGGGGAACGGAGGCGGACGGGGTAACGATTAATAACGACCAATTGGTAGTGACGGATTCTGGGATAAGCGTACCAGTCGCTGGGGGAGTTGAGAATAGTAAACCATTAGTGATCGCTTCTGGTTCCCTAGATGTGTCAGGACAAACGGGCGGTAGCGTTAATATTTTGGGCGATCACGTGGGTGTTATCGGTGCCAATATCAACGCCTCTGGAACAAATGGCGGCGGCACCGTACTGGTTGGCGGTGATTATCAAGGTAAGGGTACGGTGCCGAATGCCTCTGCCACCTTTGTTAGTAGTGACTCGACGATTAATGCTTCAGCGTTGCAAAGTGGTGATGGTGGTCGTGTCATCATTTGGGCAGATAATGGAACGCGGTTTTTTGGCAATATCAGCGCCCGTGGTGGAGTCAATGCTGGCGACGGCGGCTTTGTAGAGGTGTCGGGCAAGGAAAACCTAGAATTTGCTGGAATTGTGGATACTACAGCAACCTCCGGTCAGATGGGAACCCTACTACTCGATCCCAAGAATATTGTGATTAAAGGGGGTGGCCCCGATCCAGTCGCCGGACAAACCTTTGACAATCCTACAGCCACTTCAACGATTAGTGGAGCCAGTTTGTCGGCAGCGCTTAATTTAGCCAGCGTCAGCTTGCAGGCAAATAATGACATCACCATTGACGATAATATTACGGCGACAACGGCAGGAAACGGACTGAGTTTGCAGGCAGGGCGTTCCATTACCCTCAATGCTAATCGCACTATTAGCCTGAATGGCGGCAATTTTAGCGCCAAGATTAACGACGAGAACGCCATCGCGGCTCAACGAGATGCTGGATTCGCCCAGTTTGTGATGAATACCGGCTCTAAAATTTTGACCAACGGTGGAAATGTGACGATTGCGCCTGGGACGTTCGGAGGCAGCGCCATCGGTGAGGTGCGGATATTTGGCGCAACGATTAATTCCGGTTCTGGCAATATTTTGATGGCTGGTAGGGCAAGATCGGTTGGTAGCGACAACATCGGCATCTTTCTAGACCAAGGCAGCATTGTGGAATCGACCGGCGCGGGGACGATTACCCTCAATGGCACTGGCGGTGCTGGGACAAATGATAACCGAGGGATATGGCTTGACGAAGCATCCAGAATCAGTTCGGTTAATGGAAATATCAACTTAACCGGCACAGGTCAAGGAAGTGGAGAAAGTAACCAAGGCATTTACATTTTCGACAACAGCGTGGTGCGTTCGACAGGGACGGGAAATATTACCCTGATAGGCACAGGTTCTACTACTGGAACTCAAACATCCAACGACGGTATCGCTGTAATCGACTTTGGTTTGGTGGAAGCAACGGGGACGGGGAGTATTACCTTAATCGGCACTAGCGGTGTTGGGAGTAAGGATAATAATGGGATAAAAGTCGCCAACGCCAATATCCGGTCGGTGGATGGAGATATTAACCTGGCAGGCACTGGTAACGGCGCTGGAATCAACCACATCGGAGTTATTCTTTTCAATAACGGAGTGGTGCAATCGACTGGGAAAGGCAATATTACGCTGACGGGAATTGGTGCCAATGGTGCAGAAGGAATCCTCTTAGACAAGAACTCTTCAATTAACCCAGCAGGGACAAGCACTGGAAAAGTAACCCTCACCGCTGATGAAATTAGCCTGTTGCCAACTACACAAATTGAGGGGAAGGGCGTTCTTCAGTTGCAACCGCTGAACCCCGGTTTGGGTATTAGCGTCGGCGGCGCTACTATCGACGCTAACTTAAATCTGGACACCGCCGAACTCAAGACGGTGCAAAATGGGTTTTCCCAAATCATCATCGGACGGGACAACAGTAGCGGCGCGATTACCCTGAACCCCCACACCTTTAACGATCCGGTCAAAATTCAGACGCCAGTTGATACAGGTACCATTACCTCAACCCCAACTGGAGCGATCGCAGGTACGGGTGATGCTTCAATTACTTTAGTTGCTAAAACTAACATCACCCTCAATAGCACCCTCTCTTCTACTGGCAGTCTCACCCTAATCAGCGACGAAATTAACCTGTTAGGAGGCGTGAATTCCGTCAGTAGCAACGGCGCGATCGCTTTGCAACCGATTACTCCTGGTCTGAACATTACCATCGGCGGAATTGCCAACGATACCAGTTTGAATCTGGATAATACTGACATCGCTGCCTTGCAAGATGGTTTTAACAAAATCGAGATTGGACTGGTGAACGGCACCGGCACCCTCACCCTCGATAACACCGCCACCTTCAACGATCCTGTAAATCTTGCTGGCGGTTCCACCCTCGTTGGTGCCAACAAAAACAACACCTGGAACATTACTGGTAAGGACGCTGGTAGTATAATCGGCTACCCGAATGGCTTAACCTTCGCCAGTATTGAAAACCTCGTTGGTGGCGCTGATATTGACACCTTTAAGGTAAATAACGGGGGTTTCATCAGCGGCAATATTGATGGAAGTACACCCTTCGACACCCTCGACTATTCTGCCTACACGAATCCCGTCACGGTAACGCTGGGAACCAATAGCCAAGCTACCGCCACCGGGATTGGCGGCACCGTCTTTAACATCGAAAACCTAATTGGTGGGACTTCTGGCAATAACACCTTAAATGGCGCGAACATTGTCAATAACTGGAACATCACTGGTGCTAGTTCCGGGGATGTCAACGGCATCACTTTCAGTGCTTTTCAAAAGCTTATCGGCGCAGGCGATACCGACAACTTCATTCTTGGCACCCTTGGTAGCGACGTTACAATTGACGGCAATTTGGGCACAAATAATCTCATCGGTGCCAATAAAGTTAACACGATTAACATTACGGAGAATAACAGCGGTAATGTTAATAATGATGCGATCGCCTTCAGCAACATCCAAAACCTCACAGGCGGCACCGACACCGATACCTTCAAATTCAGCGAGGGCAAGAGTATCAGTGGGATTATTAATGGTAACGTTGGCTTCGACACGCTAGATTACTCTGCCTACACCAGTCCGCTTACCCTGAATCTGGCGAATTTCCTAAACATCGAAAATAGCATTGGTGGTGCTGCCAACGACACGTTGATTGCGACTAACACCGTCAATAACTGGAATATCACCGGACTCAATGCGGGAGATGTTAACGGCTTTAACTTCTCCAGTTTTGAAAATCTTACCGGCGGCACCGAAACCGACATTTTCACCCTCGGTGCAAATGGCGCTGTTGCCAAAATCGACGGCAATGCTGGCAACAATATCCTAGTCGGTGCTAACACCAACAACACCTGGAACATCACTGGCAACAATTCAGGCAATGTCAATGATGCCAACTCCTTCACTAACATCCAAAACCTCGCCGGTGGAAGCATTGACGACAGCTTCAAATTCACCAACAACGGTTACATCAGCGGCAACATCGACGGCGTTAACACCACCGACACCCTTGACTACTCCGACTACACGAATCCTGTCACTGTAACCCTAGGAACGAACAATCAAATCACCGCCACCGGCGTTGGCGGCACCCTCACCAGCATTGAAAATTTAGTTGGCGGAAGTAGCAATAACACCTTGATTGGCGCGATCGCACTCAACACCTGGAACATCACCGGACTCAATGCGGGAGATGTTAACGGCTTTAACTTCTCCGGTTTTGAAAATCTTACCGGCGGCATCGAAACCGACATTTTCACCCTTGGTGCAAATGGCGTTGTTGCCAAAATCGACGGCAATACGGGCAACAACATCCTAGTCGGTGCTAACACCAACAACACCTGGAACATCACCGGCAATAACTCAGGTAACGTCAATGGTGCCAACTCCTTCACCAACATCCAAAACCTCACGGGTGGCAGCATTGACGACAGCTTCAAATTCACCAACAACGGTTACATCAGCGGCAACATCGACGGCGTTAACACCACCGACACCCTTGACTACTCCGACTACACGAATCCTGTCACTGTAACCCTAGGAACGAACAACCAAATTACCGCCATCGGCGTTGGCGGCATCCTCATTAGCATCGAAAATTTGGTTGGCGGAACTGGCAATAGCACCTTGATTGGCGCAAACACGGCTAACACCTGGAACATCACGGACAATAACAGCGGCGATGTCAATGGCGGCGTCGCCTTCAGTGGCTTCCAAAACCTCACAGGCGGAGGAGATACCGATAACTTTGTCTTCAGCGATGGCAAAAACATTAGTGGCATCATTGATGGCAAGCAAGGCTTCGACACCGTAAATTACTCCGCCTACAACACGCCTGTTACTCTGAATGTGGCAACACTTGCCAACGTCGAAAATAGTATTGGCGGGACGACTGCCGAGGACAACGTGATCGGTAGCAACACTGCTAACAAATGGAACATCGCCGGAGTCAATACCGGAGATGTTAACGGTTTAATCTTCACAAGTTTTGAAACTGTTACAGGGGGTACGGATACCGACACCTTCACCGTCAACGGTGGCAGCGTTTCCAAAATTGACGGAAGTGCGGGAAACAATACTGTCGTCGCTGCCAACACCGTCAATAAATGGAAACTCAATGGCGCTAATAGCGGCGATGTCAACGGTGTCCCCTTCATCAACGTCCAAAACGTGACAGGTGGCACCGACACGGACACCTTTGAACTAAAAGAGGGGGTAGCGATCGCTGGCATTGTTGATGGTAACGCTGGCAACGACACCCTTGATTACTCTACCTACACAGGTGAAGTCACCGTGGATATGGGTGCAAGCAAGGCCACTGGCGTCGCGACTGTCAGCAAGATTGAAAAAGTGGTTGGCGGTACTTCTGGCGATAATACTTTTATTGGCCCTAACACCAAAAACACTTGGAACCTTACCAGTAACGATAGCGGCGATGTGAATGGTGTCACCTTCTCCAACTTCCAAAACCTGACAGGTGGAACTGCCAACGATACCTTTAAATTCAGCGATGCCGTCAATATTACTGGCATCGTTGATGGCGGTGCTGGGTTTGATGACCTCGACTACACTGCCTACACGACTCCATTTGTCGTGGATCTACAGGCGGGTACGGCGACAGGTACAGGCGGTATCAAAAACATTGATCCCCCATTCACGGCAGGCATTGCTACTGACCTGCAAGGCGAAACTTCTCCTCCCATATCGGTAGAGAATCAGGATACTACTCCCGTATTGTGTGTAGATCAAAGCTTAGAAGGACAGATGCCAAAAAGCAAAAATTTGTCACCTTGTCAGTCAGTTTCAAATCGTTCTGTCGTGGAAACAGCACCCCAAAAACCCTAA
- the trxB gene encoding thioredoxin-disulfide reductase yields the protein MSLYNFMTNPTVENLVIIGSGPAGYTAAIYAARANLKPFVFEGFQAGGLPGGQLMTTTEVENFPGFPEGITGPELMDRMKAQAERWGAELVTEDVISVDLSQRPFTVRSEEREVRTHSIVIATGATAKRLGLPSEHEFWSRGISACAICDGATPIFHGAELAVVGGGDSAAEESVYLTKYGDRVHMLIRGDKMRASKAMQDRVLNNPRITVHWNSQPVDVVGEDGRMTGIKLKHTQTGEESVLPVKGLFYAVGHQPNTSLFKGQMELDEVGYIVTKPGSVETSVEGVFAAGDVQDHEYRQAITAAGTGCMAAMLAERWLSVNGLLHEYRQQIHTSEEPDTPADEPGDKVAELNPEEAFNPEATRHEGSYALRKLFHDSDRLLMVKYVSPNCGPCHTLKPILNKVVDEFDGKIHFVEIDIAEDRDIAENAGVTGTPTVQFFKNKELVGEMKGVKQKSQFRQMIEQYV from the coding sequence ATGAGTTTGTATAACTTTATGACCAACCCAACAGTAGAGAACTTAGTGATTATCGGCTCTGGCCCAGCGGGGTATACCGCTGCTATCTATGCGGCACGGGCAAATCTGAAACCCTTTGTGTTTGAAGGCTTTCAAGCTGGGGGGCTACCTGGTGGGCAGCTGATGACCACGACGGAAGTGGAGAACTTTCCTGGGTTTCCAGAGGGGATTACCGGGCCGGAATTGATGGACAGGATGAAGGCTCAGGCTGAGAGATGGGGAGCTGAGTTAGTTACCGAGGATGTGATATCGGTGGATTTGAGTCAGCGTCCTTTTACTGTTCGGTCTGAGGAACGGGAAGTTAGAACTCATAGTATTGTAATTGCTACTGGGGCGACGGCGAAAAGGTTAGGGCTGCCCAGCGAGCATGAGTTTTGGAGTCGGGGGATCTCGGCTTGCGCGATTTGTGATGGTGCGACACCGATCTTCCACGGTGCGGAACTGGCTGTGGTTGGTGGGGGTGATTCGGCGGCTGAAGAGTCGGTTTACTTGACTAAATATGGCGATCGCGTTCATATGCTGATTCGCGGCGACAAGATGCGGGCAAGTAAAGCGATGCAGGATCGGGTTCTGAATAACCCCAGAATTACCGTTCACTGGAACTCTCAGCCCGTGGATGTTGTCGGTGAAGATGGTCGGATGACCGGGATTAAGCTCAAACATACTCAAACGGGTGAAGAGAGTGTTCTCCCTGTTAAAGGATTGTTCTACGCGGTTGGTCATCAGCCCAACACGTCCCTCTTTAAGGGGCAGATGGAATTGGATGAGGTTGGTTACATCGTCACGAAGCCTGGTTCGGTGGAGACAAGTGTAGAGGGCGTCTTTGCTGCGGGGGATGTCCAGGATCATGAGTATCGTCAGGCGATTACTGCGGCGGGTACTGGGTGTATGGCGGCAATGTTGGCGGAACGATGGCTATCTGTTAATGGTTTGCTCCACGAGTATCGTCAGCAGATACACACGTCTGAAGAGCCAGATACACCAGCAGATGAGCCTGGTGATAAAGTGGCTGAACTGAATCCAGAGGAGGCGTTTAACCCTGAAGCGACAAGGCATGAGGGTAGCTATGCGCTGCGGAAGCTATTTCATGATAGCGATCGCCTGCTGATGGTCAAATACGTCTCGCCCAACTGCGGCCCTTGCCATACGCTTAAGCCGATCTTAAATAAGGTGGTGGATGAGTTTGATGGCAAAATTCACTTTGTAGAAATTGACATCGCGGAAGATAGAGACATTGCCGAGAATGCTGGTGTTACTGGAACGCCTACAGTGCAGTTCTTCAAAAACAAAGAATTAGTGGGTGAGATGAAGGGCGTTAAGCAAAAGAGCCAGTTCCGCCAAATGATTGAGCAATATGTCTAG
- a CDS encoding ABC transporter permease, translated as MTPTKLPLPRLLRLSGRPSLSMQMMRVGIVITLMFVLIAFLTPAFQAWGWVQNPLESLANPIHEPPSWRHWFGTSRQGYDVFSRTLFGTQAALQVVILATVLSLVIGVPLGLVSGYLGGRLDRVLLFLMDTIYTLPGLLLSVTLAFVVGRGVLNAAIALSISYIPQYYRVVRNHTVSVKTELFIEAAQAMGADTWRVLSRYLFLNVIQSVPVLFTLNAADAILILGSLGFLGLGLADQVPEWGYDLRQALDALPTGIWWTALFPGLAMTLMVVGLSLVGEGLSEFVNPRLRRENWNQKSPE; from the coding sequence ATGACCCCGACAAAACTTCCCTTACCTCGACTTTTGCGTTTATCTGGGCGTCCCAGTCTCTCCATGCAGATGATGCGGGTGGGAATTGTTATCACCTTGATGTTCGTGTTGATAGCCTTCCTGACTCCCGCATTCCAAGCTTGGGGATGGGTGCAAAATCCTTTGGAGTCCCTGGCTAATCCCATTCACGAGCCGCCCTCGTGGCGTCATTGGTTCGGTACCAGTCGCCAAGGGTACGATGTTTTCTCGCGGACGCTGTTTGGGACTCAAGCAGCGCTGCAAGTGGTTATCTTAGCAACCGTGTTGAGCCTTGTCATCGGGGTGCCGTTGGGTTTAGTCAGCGGTTATTTGGGTGGTAGGTTGGATCGGGTGCTGCTATTTTTGATGGATACAATTTATACGTTACCGGGGCTGTTGCTGTCGGTGACGCTGGCGTTTGTGGTGGGACGAGGGGTGTTAAATGCCGCGATCGCGCTCAGCATTTCCTACATTCCCCAATATTATCGAGTCGTCCGTAACCATACGGTTAGTGTTAAAACAGAACTGTTCATTGAAGCCGCTCAAGCGATGGGGGCGGACACTTGGAGGGTTCTCTCTCGCTACCTGTTTCTCAATGTGATTCAGAGCGTGCCTGTATTATTCACCTTGAATGCTGCCGATGCGATTTTGATTTTGGGCAGTTTGGGTTTTCTGGGGTTAGGGCTTGCCGATCAGGTTCCAGAATGGGGCTACGATCTCCGTCAGGCGCTAGATGCTCTGCCTACTGGCATTTGGTGGACAGCGCTTTTCCCTGGCTTAGCGATGACGCTGATGGTGGTAGGGTTGTCTCTGGTGGGAGAAGGATTAAGCGAGTTTGTGAATCCCCGGTTGCGGAGAGAAAATTGGAACCAAAAATCCCCTGAATAG